CTGCCCCTTGTTCGCCAGATACATCGTTATCGCCGCCGTAAGGGTAGTCTTCCCGTGATCAACGTGACCTATCGTGCCGATGTTCAAATGCGGTTTTGTTCGTTCAAATTTTTCCTTGGCCATCATTCCCTCCTTAAATTAGGATATGTTTGGCAACTCCGTAAAAACGTTTGTCCTTCACAACTTTTATATTTTCTTACCTTCTCGCACCTTGCGAGAACCTGTTGCTGGAGCCCTCGGGCGGAATCGAACCGCCGACCCCATCCTTACCATGGATGTGCTCTACCGGCTGAGCTACAAGGGCGTTGATAAAATATTTTAGAATTGCACACCTCAAAATTGCACTAAACTCCACCACTAGCTTGACTTATGTCAGCTTAACAGGTGAAGTTATTACAATAATATATCTCTATAAACGAGATGTTGGAATATTGATTTTATCAAATAAGGTATTTATGTCAAGAAGAAAATGAAAAAATTTTCATTAACGTTAGATTTTTTGCCGACTTAGCCCGAAATATTTGAGATATTCAATGCCTCATCAACATAGGAAAAGATAATAACTGCAGGATAATTGCGCAATTTCCCACAAAAGGAGTTCCCGGCCCGCTCTGCGCGGGCCGGCCAAGCGGAACTCCTTTTATCTTAGGCAGCAATGAGAAATAACTGAAGTTTGTCGTGCTGCAGCTTGAGCTCTGTAAGTATCATCCTCGTAATCGGCGGAAGCGCCAGTGTTATGGCCAGGTTCATCCTGACTGCCGAAACCGGATGGACCATATTATTGACCGTCTTCTCAGTAAGAATAATATCCTTTCTAAAAAGCGAATACAACTTCTTGAGTTCATCAAGCATCTTTTTTCTTACGCGCGGATAATCCTTTTCCTCTTCCGGGCCTTTAGCTTCATCGCTCATTTTAGCGACAACAAGTCCGACCTTGCAAAGCCCTATCGCAAGAGCCGCGCCGAAATTATGAAGTGCCGTTTCTCCGCTTTCTGTAATACCCGGACCGATAAGCGCTACAGGATACTGATTATGCCGGAGATCAATATCACAATCCCTCTCCCATTCGAGCATTCTTTTTGAAAGGATCGGTATCTCGATCGCGCTCTCTCTCCTCGGTCGATTTACTCTCGCCATCAGGCCTTTACCCAAATACTGTTCAAGACGGTCGATGAAATCTTCCGCTTCCGCAGCTTGTTCCATCTGGCCCGCCAGATCCAGAGGAAGCTCTTCCCTGGTCGTTCTTAACTTCTTCTCGAAGATAAAATTGACGCCCCTCATCTGGTCGCATGAACGTATAAGATAAGACCATGTCTCCGCGCTCTCCTGGAGATCTTCCTCAGGGATCAGCGCAAGGTCTACAACAATATCTACCTCAGTCAGGCGTGATAGCTGATCGGCACCTGCTAAACATTCTTTGACGATCCGCAGAAGTCTTAGGCTTATTCGGCTGGACTTGTTCATTTTAGCCTCCAAGAGCCTTTGCCGTCTTTCCGGATCATCAGCTTTTCCTTTGTCCTCGCCAGGTTTGACTGTCTCCTGCTCTTGATCGAATTCCCGGTACGCATCGACCGCTTCGCCTACGAATATCTTTTCCGCATCCTCAACTCCGGCTATCACGGAAAACTGCTTTATGAGCCCGATAAATCCCTCCCTCTCGTGATCAGCTTCAATCATTCGGAAGTGTTTCCCAAACAAATGCTGCAATGCGCCGGATTTATCCAATAAATAGGAGGAGACATGCCACCCAGGATATTTGTCCTTTATCTCGTTTGCGAAATTCGTGAACAGTTCGGACATCACGCCCTTGCCTCTCAGTCTCGAAAAACTTTCACCACCGACCGTGCTGCCTGAAGAAATATTATGCACGAAGACCGTATCAAGATCAGGGTACACGGCAAAGTCGAACACCAAATCGAACCGGTTTAGCATAACAACATCCCGTCTCACGATGAAATCGATATCGTTGAGTAAAAATGAAGGCTTATCCACTATTATCCTGTACACGTCCCTGTCCGGATAGCTCACTTTTAGCTGCAGGACCACATAATCCTTACTGTCAGCGTACCTCAGGCGCTCGTGAAGAAGTGCGCTTGCGATATGCTCCGAATCGGCCCTGACGGATAATATTCTGGGCATCACACCGCCATTGAGCTGGGTCAGGCGCCTTTCGAACCGAGCTCCGATCAGCCCCCTGAGAAATACCTCAGGAACAGGTTTGTTTACCGGTGTCATGTGGAATAAAACCCGGCCAAAATACTCCCCTCCCAATATCGCCCCTCCCCCGAACGTCTCGGCGACAACTGACAGGTTATCCGGGAAGATATCTTGTTTTTCGTACACAGTGGAATGATTCGATACCAGAGCCGCCCCTTGGGCGGAAAGACGAGTTCCGATCTTCCGCATGATACTTCTAAAAACCCCCTCGTCCATCTTTATCGCGTGGTCAGTTCTCTGGATTACTTCTTCGGAGGCGTCTTCAAAGCTCACCGCATCGGGCGCGTTGAACAGGATAAGATCATATGAATCCTGAAGGTTCTCGAATTCGCTCCCCTGCTTAACGAGCCTTGGGAAGATGGTTGACTGGTATTCTTCTCCGGCGAGATGAAGATTTTTCCGGAGATTATCGATCCCCCGAGAATTAATGTCAATGGCATCGACATGCACTTTTCCGAACCCGATTTTTCTCGCATGGTGGGAGGCCGCCATAGCATCTATACCCGTACCGGATCCGACAACCAGTATGCGAATATCATCCCTCGCATCTTCCTTCAATCCGAGAGCGACATCCTTGACCTTTACCGCAACGGCTCTGGCAAAATGCAGACCGAGCCTGTTATCCTGTAAAGGCGAATATACCCCTTCCGCACAAGCAAGAAAGCCCACCCCGGTTAACTGCCGCATTTCATCGGCAAGCCCTCTTTGCGTATCCACTCCCAACAACTTGTAACCCTCGAAATTTGTTTGCGGGTACTCATCCAGGATATTCTCCATGTTAGCCCGGTAATACGACTTTATCTTTTCGGTCAGGTCCCTGTCCGCATCCCCTAATACGGCTCTCAGAAAAGCACGTATCATGTAATGTGGATCGCTGGTGTCTTTATGCGCGATTGAAAGAGCATCTTTTCTCAGTTTTACCGAGCACAGAACAGCGCCTTCTGCTGTTAAAAGCTGAGCCTCTCCTTCGAAAAGCCCTGTCCACCCTAAAACCTCGTTGAGGAATCCGCAAAGCCCCACGCGGTTGGTTAGCTCTGCCAGGCGCCCTGTATACCGTATTTTCAACTCGCCCATTTTTACCAGATATTCCATTATTTCATGTACCACTGCCGGCGGATTGTCTGCCAGATATCGGTGAAAAGCGATAATATTATCATTGGGTTTTGCGAAAGCGAAAAGGTCTTCCACTGTCTCCTCGAATACGCCGATATCCGGTGAAGTGGCTTCGAACAGGCGGATGATCGCTTCAAACCCGGCCTGGCTGTTTTCTGGTAAGTTCTGCATGACATTCACGCGCTCTTTCAACTCAAGCAGAAAACCCGCGTCCTGAAGCTCAAGTTCCACCTTACGCTCTTTCCGGTCGGTTCCGATGACAATAGCGACGCGTCGATCGTTTTCTATGCGGACTACTTTAGCCCGTCTGCCTATCCCGGGAGATCCTTCCTCTAATCCCTGAGGCCTCTCTTCATCCAACATACCGTTCAAGGTATCGATCGTTGCAAAGAATGAACCGCGCACTGAATCGATCTTCTTCTCGAAGGCCTGCTGGCCCGAGCTTCTCTGAGCCAACCTGAACCCCTCCTCGAACTCGCTGCTGATGAAATCCACAAGCTGTAAGGCCTTTTCGATAGTTTCCCTGCGGTAACGCGGAAGGTTGAATTTAACGAGTTTTTTAGCCTCTCTCAGATTCATAATAAGTTCATTCGTTATGCCGCTCAGCGCCTCGGGTATGACGCGCTCGACCTCGTGAAGCGATATCCACAGATCGATAAAAGCACGATCCAGCTCCGACTGGAATACCTGTATGGCATGAGGATCAGCAGCCCGGCCTAACTCCTCCAGAAAACCGCTGTCCTGGTCAAGAACAATTGTCAGACTGTCATGCAGCCTGATGAGCTGCTGCTTGTCCGCCCCCATGATCCCTGTGCAATATTCAACATCCCTGCTCAGCTGTTCCTTCTCGAAGTCACCGTCATTGCGTCCGGTCATCTCATGCGAGAGCTCATGATATAATCCAGTTAACAGAAGTCTCGTCCTGATGTTCTCATCCTTTAGCGCCAGCACGAACCTATTGATGCCGATAAAACCATTGGACAAGCCGTCTTCGAACAGGTAAGGCGACCGGTCTAACATGGCAATGGTCATCCTCTCAGGCATCATGTCTATCCGCCCCCCGCAATCTTCCAGGACTTTCTCCAAGACTATCTGCACTACGACCCCGGAAAGACCGGTTCTTCGATCTATCATCAGCTGAATTTTCCTGCCGCCTACTGTTACGCCATTCTCTTCCATTCTGCCAAGAAGGGCCATACCCTTTGCGAGTTCCTCGGACTGTCCAGGGTCACTTATATTCACCGGGACATCGTCAATCAACGAGATAGGACTGTAATAGTCGCTCTTGCGGCTGATGCTCATTCCTTCGGTATGCACGATGCGCGAACCTTTGCTGCGACCCTTTCCGTGACGGGAGTTATATTCAAGCACAGCATTCATGACATATTTGTGGGCGTCGTCACCTGCTACCTCAAGAGTGTCGCTTTCAGGATCAAGGATCAGCTCTACCGGGTCACCGGGCTTGTCCTTTCTGTATTCGATCGAACCGCCGGAACTTACCGTCACACGGAAAGGCACGCCGGGTTCGACCGGGACACCGTCTTTGAAAATAACGGTGCGCTGCTCCCTCTTGAGCATGGCTACCCTCTCTTCAAGTCTGGTGATGTTGGAGGCAACTATGAGTTTCTCGGTACGTTCCTCAAGAAGCTGCTGGATATCCTCTGAAAGCATTATCCCAGTGTCCCCGGGTTTATATTTTTCCATTTGATAGTCTATATTATGGTCTTTCAGTACCTTGTTCACTTCTAGCCGCAGATCCTCGGCCTGTTCCATGAGAACTTCCTTGTACGCGTCCTGCCCTTTTTCAACGGCTTTCCTAGCCCTGAGCTTAATCTCAGCTATCTGATAGAAGATCTGCTGTATCGTTTCAACATTCCCGTCGCTTAGATCCCGGGAAACCTCAATAAGATCCCCTTTTATCACCCTGGCCTCAACGTTCATCCGTATGTTGCCTTTATCGTCGAACTTTAATCCGGGGTTCGCATTGAAATACATTTTATCGCCGTACATCATAAGACCACGCCTGAAAAGACTTTCAAGCGTGTTAGTGTCCATCGGACCCCTCTTCGCCCCCTTTGCTTCGTCCTGATCAAAAGCAACATAGCGTGAGCTTTCCCTTCTCGTGGACCGCTTGCGGGTCTCTGATTCTGGCCCTTTAAAAGGCATCTTCCTGCTACCGATAACAACGGTCGTATCCTCCTTGGATGAAGCCGGTCTCTCAGACGTCTCCTCTGCCGTCTGCGACAACTGCATCTGCTGCTGGTGAGTTTGTATGTACTCACTGAACTTCGTGTCGAACGTACCAAACAGCTCCTTTTGAAGAACACGCAAAAGATAATGTGGTTCTTCCTGCCAGGATTCACCCCATGCCTCACCTGTAATGAATTCCATGGTATCAATGGAAGGGACAAGGGTAGCCGGATCTCTTCCTGGCAGCACTATTTCCAGGCATCCATCGACCATATTTAGCTGCATCATACCCGTACTTATGAGATATTCACCTATCTCGTGGAACTGGGCCACGGGATCGCCCGGGATATCCTTATAGAACGCCATCATCTTATTTTCGGGTGAACAGAACGCGAACAGGTCCTCGACAAGCGACCGGAAAATATGCACGGTAACATCCGAAGCTGTTACAGCCGAAAGCATCGGTCCGACAATGTCGCTGTAATTCTCCGGTTTGCCGGCTATCTCGGCTAGCCCCTTGAGCGACTCGCTCAAAACCCTCAGGTCCAGTTGGCCTCCACCGCTGAGTTCCACCTTATGCCGGTCTCCATGAGAATCTATGACCCTTGCCATCGTCTTATCTGGAGAAACCATCTCTACTCGAGCCTTTTTGCCTATTTCAGGGACCGCGGAAATACCTGGAGGCTTTTGGGCGACGAATCCGCCTAATCGCGCATACCGGTTCTCCTTACGCTTGATAAAGACCTCCTGTGCGGTAAAACCGCTGAACCCCAGCCTGGTGAAGCGAGCTTTGACGGATCTGTCCCGCTCATGGATGCCGATGAAGACCACCTTTACGCGTCCGCTCTTTATATCCGTGTATAGCTCTTGCGGATCGGCATACTCGGATTCGTTCTTCGTGGGCCCCTGCAAATGCTGATAAACCAGAACAGGTGTTATCTGCGCATCGCCCATAAAACCCCGAAGGACCGAAGGCAAAAGACCGTCTCTGAGAAGGCGTCTTATAACCTCTTTTTGAAAATCGTAACGTCCATCAAGCCCCTGTGGGTAAAGATCGCTGAAATCCAGATAAGAGACATATCCACCGGGTTTAAGCACCCTTTCTATCTCTTCTAGCAGATACTCGCGGTCCTGATTCTTTATGATCTGGCTGAGGGTCCTGTGCAGAATAATAGCGTCAACGGACCCGTCAGGAAGTGGAATGCCGTGAGCCAGGTCACACTGCTGGAAAGCATTCGCGGGATGGTCGGCGGATGAAAGTTTTTTCACTTTTTCCCATGCGGAGCGCCCCCGAACAAGCTGCATACCCTCATCTATAGTGTTCTGTTCCGCGACTTTTATGTTCGCGGGGTTTATATCCAGTCCGATCACCGGAAACCCCTTACCACTGACCCATCTGGCGAGTTGCCCCTGACCGCACCCCAGCTCGGCAACGACCATACCGTCTGTGTTTTCCCGAGAGCTCATGATCTTGATAAGCTGCCTGGGATAGGTTTCGTTATAAGGATATTCAGTGCCACTGTATCCTTCGATCTGTGAAGATGTCACGCTTACCGCGCCTTTTTTTATCGAAGGTCTCTCATGCAAGAGGATGAGCAGCGTGTCATCGAACGACCTGTTCCTGACAACGATCCGGAATCCCGCTTCCTGCGCCGCTTTTCCTATATCCGCAATATCATGGAATGTCCTGAGCATATCACTCAGGACGGTGCTTTCATAATCATACGCAGGCTCAGCAACATCTTCGGCGACCACGACCCCTCCATCCTTGAGCACTCTCGCGCATTCTGAAAAGAAGAATTTACGTGCCTTAAAATGAGCGTGCGCCCTGACGCGTATATCCTGTTCTGCATGACCGAGATGGTCGATCCCATCGGGAACGAAGTCAAGAATGTTCCTGAAGATTATCGCATCATATTGTTCACTCTCTAGCTGAAAGATTCCGTTAAAATCCATCTCAATAAGTTTCACATCATCGGCACCCGCCTTAAGTAGTAACGTTCTCAGTCTTTTAAGGGACGTTTCATCTATGTCGACCGCGTCCACCTGCGCGCCTTCACTCTTAAGCGCAAGTATGTTCCCGGGGCTTGACCCTGCCCCAAGCTCCAAGACTTTTTTACCATTAAGATTACCACCGAAAAGTTCCTTGAGGTGTGCGACAACAGATGGATACATTTGATCGTCCCTGGATCGTAGCTGGCTTTCTCCTGACACAGCTGCTTCTTCCCGGGCTTTCTCTTCGTTCTCAAGACCTTCTCTGCCTCCCTCGCGATACCCAAAAGACCCTTCTCTCTCGTAACCCCGCTGGTCTTGAGTGATGATCTCAATATCGATCTTGCTCTCATCATGTTGAATATCTGTTATGGACTTACAGCTTGAAACGATCCGGAACTTTCTCTGCATATGAAGTTCATCGAACAACCTTACTTCTATGATCGTTTTCCCTTGCTTCTTTATCGGATTGGAAACGACATCGAGCAGCCTCTTTTTGTTTACCCCAGCAACATCGCTAAGCCATTTGTCTAGTTCTGAATTGATGTCCTGAAAAGCAGGAACTTCATTTTTCAGGGCCATAGTGAGTATACAAGCAAGCTCTACCCTTATCTGTGTGTCATACTGATGACCGGTCACATCCAGTATAGGCTTGAAAATAGACTGGACCTGCAAAGCAGGAGTTCCTTGATGATCCCGGACAAAGCCCGGATGCGCCCACGTCAGGCCATGTACAGTGAGTAGACAAACCACTGCCACAGCGATGCTTTTGAACCATGATCTATGTTTCACTTTAAAGGAATTCATTATTATTATAACTATGATATGTTAGTTAAATAAAAAGTATCTTCATTATAATATAAAGCCGGCATCAGCGCAACAAAGAGTTATCTAGGTTTTGTTTTTTTAACTTATGTGTAACTATTTGCAGATACTATATTTAAGAGAATACTGGGATTTGACTCTATTGGAAAGAATATAACTGCTTTACATAAAAAATGGAGCGAGCGATGGGAATCGAACCCACGTAGGAAGCTTGGAAGGCTTCTGCACTACCATTGTGCTACGCTCGCTCCGTTCATGTTTAACTGAATAATATACACTTTCTTGTGCCGTTGTCAAGGTCTAACTCGCCTATGCTGCGTGATCCATTAACCGCACATCCAGCAGTCTATAGTTGAACTTCTTGTTCCATCGCCTTTAGAAGTGCTTTTTCAACGGCTTTCAATATGGCCGCACTGGTAAATGTCGCTCCCGTCACCGCGTCGACATTAACTGTCTGAAGTCCTATGACTCTATCGATAACTGCCTTTGCGAGTTCAACATGGGGATCTACGCGGGATTCAACTATCTTTATGTCCGTTATTCTTCCGCTGGTAACGGTCACCTTCACCCTGATCACGGATTCATCGTAATCGGCCTCTTCTGCGCTATATGTTCCATCCGGAAGATTGCCGATGTCAATCTCAGCAAACTGGGACCAAGCCCGTAAAGATAAATTCACCAGCACCACTAAGACCCCGATGAGCAATATTTTCCTCATGTCAGTTCCCTTTGCTCCTATTCATCACCGCCGAACAAAGAGCCCTCGAGCTTCTTCAGAGTCCCGCCTATTTTCCCGGCTTTCTCTGGCGAAAACAGTTTCGAAGATGAAAGTAACTTGTCCGTGATATTATCGGTGAGCTTGTTCAGCTCGAAATTCGCAAGTCTTGAAACCGTGGTCTTTGCAAGCGCTTTGACCATGATCAGACTGATCACGGATTCCAGATCGGTTATGTCATTGTAGGTCTCATCTATATTGACGTCGAACTCCTGGACCTGAGGCTGTTCCTGTTTGGAATAATCCTTGTATATAACCTTGCCCACCTTGAGCCTGAGGTTATCTATCTGGAGCTGGATATCCTCTTTGCTTTCGGGAGCCTTCTTTTGCTCTCCCTTATCCTGCGCCATCTTCAGCGAATCCAGATTGAGCTCTCCCCTGCTGTTCTTCTCAACTATGAATTCCCTGAGTTCTATATTGACCTGGCTAAGATGTACCCTGCCCTTGAAAAAAGCGAGAAGATCGTAGTCCACGTATATCTTCGGCATGTCCAGCATTATCCTATCCTTGAAACCTCTTGGATTATAAAGCCTCAGACCACGGATATCTATCATGGTCTTGATAAGGCCTACCTTGAAATCACTTATGCTTAGCTTAAGACCTGTTACGCCGGTAACTCCCCTTTCCAGCGAGAACTTGAGAATGTTGTCCTTGGTAGCCGATAACGCCAGAACGACCGCAAGCAATCCGACAAGAACATATATCCATATTTTTTTCATTACACACCGCCCTTTCTCCTGATCGAGCTGTTCGAAATAAGTTCAATTCATGGGATCAGTTAACATGCTCCCTCTCGTCTGATGACAGGTGTATACCGGTAAGTCCCTTAAGAAGTATCGCCCCGCACTGGTATATCACTGGATCGCTTTCACGTATATCACCAGACAAATCCTTGCCATAGATCTTTTCCAGATAATTTATGAGCTCCCTTCTCTGCTCGGAAGTTATACCCAGATATGTTAGCTTACCCGCCTGGTCAGCCTCGGCCTCCAGCATAGCCAGGGAAACGAGCATTGAAGAATCCCTTAAGATTTTCATAGCCATATCGATCCGGGGATATTCATCCCTTATTCGGCCGATCACCCGCGCCATCTCCTGACCCGTAAGACGTATCTGCCAAATCAGGCTTTGCTCGCGCAGTATATCGCTCAATGCCCTTATATAGCTGTCGTAGCTCTTTAATGCCAAAACAGATGCCTTTCGCACCTGCTCATCAGACGAATTCTCGTAAGGTGCCAGCGCCGTGCGCATCTCGAGCAGATCAGCCCTTGCCCGTCTGATATCCGCAATGTAATCTTCGATCGCGGCCTTTTTCCCGGGAAGATCAGCTGGTAACTCACCAAGTTTGTCTATTTCCCTGATTTTCTTGATTAAGCTCAGGCCGCTTATGAATTCCCTCGCGAACCCGTACTTGGTCATGTGCTTATCTTTTAGTCCCTCTGCACCGGAAGCAAGAAAGCACAACAACACACCAAGACATAATATCTTTAAATTACAGCTCATCGGAACCTGTCTGCCTTAATTGCTTCTGTTCTTCTAATAACCGCTGTTTGTCTTTTTCAACCTTTTCACGGAGGGCCTCCTCCCTGGCCTGGCGCTCCTTATGCTTTTTGCTCTCCTCCAGCAAGAGCTTTTCCATTTCCTCCTTCTGCTGAGCTTCCTTTTCCCTTTCTTCTTCCCAGTTAAGAAAAACCCTCCAAGTCCCGTCTTCTTTGACGAGGTCGATCCGCTGGCTTCTGACAATCTGCGGGAGATCTCCTCCGTAAGTATCCTTCAGCAATTTGACCATGCGTTTGCCGTATTCACCCTCTCTGGGGGCCTTCGTCAGATCGAACTGGGGTATGTCCATGCTTATCAGCCTGTAATCCGGTGAAGTAATTGTAAAGCTTACGCTCGCATTATCCCCTTCAATATTAATATTCCCTATGGTATATCGTGTGTACCGAAGAAGATAGCTCTTTAATGTTCCTTTCTCCCATCTCTGTTCGGGTACGGTCTGCTCAAGACTCTTGATTTGCTTGTCTTTACTTGAAATGTACCTGTAAGCTTCCTCATGCCTGCCGTTGATGGTGGCGCCAAGATACCTGGCAACCACGTACCTTACGGTCAGCTCTTCAGCATCACAACCGGATAAAGCCAGGGCGCCGAATAACAGGCTTCCCGCCATCACCAAAACCGTGATCGAACGCATATTAATCCCCTCCGCTCTCGGGTTCCTCAAAAACCCTTCCATAATCCTTTATCTCAACTATCTGGGTCTTGCCCAATCTCCATGTTCTTCCGGTCACGCTGTCGTATTTCACTGCGCCGAAAGTGCTATTTATTACGACCCTGTATCGGCCGGGAAGATTAATCCCGATGACCAGCGAAGCCGTTACCACGCTCACACCAATTACTACAGAAATAATTATCTCTTTCATGGCACCCCCATTCACAAAAGTTCAAGGTTATATCTTCTAAGCTGTTTATCCAGAGACTTCGCCCCGTCCACGATCCTGTCAAGCTGCGCCCAGAACCTTTTACCGTGATTCTTTATGCGCGTGTGCATAAGCTCATGCAGGATCACGTACTCGCAAAGCTCCCGGGGAATTGACATCAGTTTAATATTAAGTGACAAATTATTGTTGTGAGAACAGCTTCCCCACCTTGTCCTCTGACACCTTATATACAATTTACCGTACGAGAATCCATGTCTGGATGCAAGCTCCTTAACTCTTTGCGCTAATCCTATCCTGGCCTCCCTCTCATCAATTACCGAGACTTCCTTCGCAACTGAGAAATATTCGGCCTCCACCTTCTTGATCCTGGCGATATGTTTTTTTATCCAATCGACTTTGGACCGCACATATCCTTCGGCCTCGTCAAAAGAGATACCGTATGGTATCGCTACTCGCACTCCCTTGAAGGGCATAACGAAAATATTCAGGTATTTGGACCTCTTGCTTTTCTCCAATAAAACCCTTCCAATCCCCTCAATATCTATCGTCAGCGCTCTTGCCATTTAGATCAGACCTGCTCTTCTTTTTCTTTTCTTTGCCTCTGCGATTCTACAGCTTTTTTTATCTGCGCTATGCGTTCCTCGCTTATTTCCGGAAGACGGCATCTTTCGTATTCATCCAGATCAAGGAACACCTC
The nucleotide sequence above comes from Candidatus Omnitrophota bacterium. Encoded proteins:
- a CDS encoding DUF45 domain-containing protein → MARALTIDIEGIGRVLLEKSKRSKYLNIFVMPFKGVRVAIPYGISFDEAEGYVRSKVDWIKKHIARIKKVEAEYFSVAKEVSVIDEREARIGLAQRVKELASRHGFSYGKLYIRCQRTRWGSCSHNNNLSLNIKLMSIPRELCEYVILHELMHTRIKNHGKRFWAQLDRIVDGAKSLDKQLRRYNLELL
- a CDS encoding methyltransferase domain-containing protein, with translation MNSFKVKHRSWFKSIAVAVVCLLTVHGLTWAHPGFVRDHQGTPALQVQSIFKPILDVTGHQYDTQIRVELACILTMALKNEVPAFQDINSELDKWLSDVAGVNKKRLLDVVSNPIKKQGKTIIEVRLFDELHMQRKFRIVSSCKSITDIQHDESKIDIEIITQDQRGYEREGSFGYREGGREGLENEEKAREEAAVSGESQLRSRDDQMYPSVVAHLKELFGGNLNGKKVLELGAGSSPGNILALKSEGAQVDAVDIDETSLKRLRTLLLKAGADDVKLIEMDFNGIFQLESEQYDAIIFRNILDFVPDGIDHLGHAEQDIRVRAHAHFKARKFFFSECARVLKDGGVVVAEDVAEPAYDYESTVLSDMLRTFHDIADIGKAAQEAGFRIVVRNRSFDDTLLILLHERPSIKKGAVSVTSSQIEGYSGTEYPYNETYPRQLIKIMSSRENTDGMVVAELGCGQGQLARWVSGKGFPVIGLDINPANIKVAEQNTIDEGMQLVRGRSAWEKVKKLSSADHPANAFQQCDLAHGIPLPDGSVDAIILHRTLSQIIKNQDREYLLEEIERVLKPGGYVSYLDFSDLYPQGLDGRYDFQKEVIRRLLRDGLLPSVLRGFMGDAQITPVLVYQHLQGPTKNESEYADPQELYTDIKSGRVKVVFIGIHERDRSVKARFTRLGFSGFTAQEVFIKRKENRYARLGGFVAQKPPGISAVPEIGKKARVEMVSPDKTMARVIDSHGDRHKVELSGGGQLDLRVLSESLKGLAEIAGKPENYSDIVGPMLSAVTASDVTVHIFRSLVEDLFAFCSPENKMMAFYKDIPGDPVAQFHEIGEYLISTGMMQLNMVDGCLEIVLPGRDPATLVPSIDTMEFITGEAWGESWQEEPHYLLRVLQKELFGTFDTKFSEYIQTHQQQMQLSQTAEETSERPASSKEDTTVVIGSRKMPFKGPESETRKRSTRRESSRYVAFDQDEAKGAKRGPMDTNTLESLFRRGLMMYGDKMYFNANPGLKFDDKGNIRMNVEARVIKGDLIEVSRDLSDGNVETIQQIFYQIAEIKLRARKAVEKGQDAYKEVLMEQAEDLRLEVNKVLKDHNIDYQMEKYKPGDTGIMLSEDIQQLLEERTEKLIVASNITRLEERVAMLKREQRTVIFKDGVPVEPGVPFRVTVSSGGSIEYRKDKPGDPVELILDPESDTLEVAGDDAHKYVMNAVLEYNSRHGKGRSKGSRIVHTEGMSISRKSDYYSPISLIDDVPVNISDPGQSEELAKGMALLGRMEENGVTVGGRKIQLMIDRRTGLSGVVVQIVLEKVLEDCGGRIDMMPERMTIAMLDRSPYLFEDGLSNGFIGINRFVLALKDENIRTRLLLTGLYHELSHEMTGRNDGDFEKEQLSRDVEYCTGIMGADKQQLIRLHDSLTIVLDQDSGFLEELGRAADPHAIQVFQSELDRAFIDLWISLHEVERVIPEALSGITNELIMNLREAKKLVKFNLPRYRRETIEKALQLVDFISSEFEEGFRLAQRSSGQQAFEKKIDSVRGSFFATIDTLNGMLDEERPQGLEEGSPGIGRRAKVVRIENDRRVAIVIGTDRKERKVELELQDAGFLLELKERVNVMQNLPENSQAGFEAIIRLFEATSPDIGVFEETVEDLFAFAKPNDNIIAFHRYLADNPPAVVHEIMEYLVKMGELKIRYTGRLAELTNRVGLCGFLNEVLGWTGLFEGEAQLLTAEGAVLCSVKLRKDALSIAHKDTSDPHYMIRAFLRAVLGDADRDLTEKIKSYYRANMENILDEYPQTNFEGYKLLGVDTQRGLADEMRQLTGVGFLACAEGVYSPLQDNRLGLHFARAVAVKVKDVALGLKEDARDDIRILVVGSGTGIDAMAASHHARKIGFGKVHVDAIDINSRGIDNLRKNLHLAGEEYQSTIFPRLVKQGSEFENLQDSYDLILFNAPDAVSFEDASEEVIQRTDHAIKMDEGVFRSIMRKIGTRLSAQGAALVSNHSTVYEKQDIFPDNLSVVAETFGGGAILGGEYFGRVLFHMTPVNKPVPEVFLRGLIGARFERRLTQLNGGVMPRILSVRADSEHIASALLHERLRYADSKDYVVLQLKVSYPDRDVYRIIVDKPSFLLNDIDFIVRRDVVMLNRFDLVFDFAVYPDLDTVFVHNISSGSTVGGESFSRLRGKGVMSELFTNFANEIKDKYPGWHVSSYLLDKSGALQHLFGKHFRMIEADHEREGFIGLIKQFSVIAGVEDAEKIFVGEAVDAYREFDQEQETVKPGEDKGKADDPERRQRLLEAKMNKSSRISLRLLRIVKECLAGADQLSRLTEVDIVVDLALIPEEDLQESAETWSYLIRSCDQMRGVNFIFEKKLRTTREELPLDLAGQMEQAAEAEDFIDRLEQYLGKGLMARVNRPRRESAIEIPILSKRMLEWERDCDIDLRHNQYPVALIGPGITESGETALHNFGAALAIGLCKVGLVVAKMSDEAKGPEEEKDYPRVRKKMLDELKKLYSLFRKDIILTEKTVNNMVHPVSAVRMNLAITLALPPITRMILTELKLQHDKLQLFLIAA
- the tuf gene encoding elongation factor Tu (EF-Tu; promotes GTP-dependent binding of aminoacyl-tRNA to the A-site of ribosomes during protein biosynthesis; when the tRNA anticodon matches the mRNA codon, GTP hydrolysis results; the inactive EF-Tu-GDP leaves the ribosome and release of GDP is promoted by elongation factor Ts; many prokaryotes have two copies of the gene encoding EF-Tu); protein product: MAKEKFERTKPHLNIGTIGHVDHGKTTLTAAITMYLANKGQ
- a CDS encoding FMN-binding protein, which translates into the protein MRKILLIGVLVVLVNLSLRAWSQFAEIDIGNLPDGTYSAEEADYDESVIRVKVTVTSGRITDIKIVESRVDPHVELAKAVIDRVIGLQTVNVDAVTGATFTSAAILKAVEKALLKAMEQEVQL